In a genomic window of Streptomyces capillispiralis:
- the tpg gene encoding telomere-protecting terminal protein Tpg produces MISTPTRCPPCSRRKLFDNLERAERALFTRPAPKSARAQVKFLLTRAKGSTTAVAERLGVSRRTVERYRSGAATKPQKRLQEAPVQETEAQWQPQVRAQARQRAATSGGLVISCQAYFGFGPEGSSDAGRMRDVMNAVSPAYADLILAARESRATDDDAHELVAEAIADAYFRKEGGGRAGLHVEFKDIERLDISF; encoded by the coding sequence ATGATCAGCACACCAACCCGGTGTCCGCCATGCTCCCGGCGCAAGCTCTTCGACAACCTCGAACGGGCCGAACGAGCTCTGTTCACCCGCCCCGCGCCGAAATCCGCGCGAGCCCAGGTGAAATTCCTTCTCACGCGCGCGAAGGGCTCCACGACGGCCGTAGCCGAGCGCTTGGGCGTCTCCCGCCGCACCGTGGAGCGCTACCGCTCGGGGGCCGCCACGAAGCCGCAGAAGCGCCTCCAGGAGGCACCGGTGCAGGAGACCGAAGCGCAGTGGCAACCGCAGGTCAGGGCACAGGCGAGGCAGCGGGCGGCCACGTCTGGAGGGCTCGTCATCTCCTGCCAGGCCTACTTCGGATTCGGCCCGGAGGGGAGCTCGGATGCGGGCCGGATGAGGGACGTGATGAACGCTGTCTCGCCTGCATACGCCGACCTGATCCTGGCCGCGCGGGAGAGTAGAGCGACGGACGATGACGCGCACGAGCTGGTTGCGGAGGCCATCGCCGACGCCTATTTCCGCAAGGAGGGCGGCGGGCGCGCGGGCCTGCACGTCGAATTCAAGGACATAGAACGGCTCGATATCTCGTTTTAG
- a CDS encoding SpoIIE family protein phosphatase, translated as MSVRQLHQCLTPDHFTAGEVPELRRLRDLLSGEALTWDLVEAVADVCFPNEPVDRAGQRLQMARDLWEKARASPTPLAEGRQELALAHELLAAKDRTIEVYQELQVVRQAYEASERSRAQALQIATLLFAMLGQAQAKAVELKRRVDALQVLPPKDPETHTALELRLSRAQRQQIDLRQQLARAEQERDTAQQVADHAARRMHILEAELAELREWAGYADHDLAQELTPPVPQPGMQAISDDDAALDDVDLALEKARAVLDEEHNAVQQAAHDMGYRASPSSDSASVTIKVVPAQAQHIATQQSLPGADEESSVLSRTTRDNQLTSPDATIAVDASRLSADRLRYIGAATRRIARGLDLDEIVMGLCRATVPTFSDAILVYLRDPLPVGDERPTGPLVLRLSRTDHRPGEGEADQGFMPLVQLESTELDVVVTQLCEVRPGSGLAEVLRGVRPVFTDPPAARAALTELLGMEAVCCVPPGKRAILAPLRGRRRVIGTALFLRDPERRAFEEDDLLVAAQLATHSALGIDKTALDGREAFIADELQRRMLPETLPRCTGVRLASRYLPAAETARVGGDWYDAIPLPGSRVALVVGDVMGHSMTSAALMGQLRTTAQTLAGLDLPPQEVLHALDEQAQRLGTDYIATCLYAVYDPVSHRITIANAGHPPPFLLHLGGRAEVLRVPSGAPIGVGGVDFEVVELDAPVGATLLLYTDGLVESRMRDVWTGIEQLREKIGTVAQLTGPDHPPPLEALCDEVLDMLGPGDRDDDIALLAARFDGIAPSDVAYWFLEPEDAAPGRARRLARRALQRWGMEALTDSVELLVSEVVTNAVRYASRPVTMRLLRTDVLRCEIGDDVPQLPRLRQINVTGEGGRGLHVVNRLARRWGATRLSTGKVVWFELDIGR; from the coding sequence ATGTCGGTGAGGCAGCTCCACCAGTGTCTTACGCCGGACCACTTCACGGCCGGAGAGGTGCCCGAGCTACGCCGACTGCGTGATCTGTTGTCCGGTGAAGCACTGACGTGGGACCTGGTCGAAGCGGTGGCTGACGTCTGTTTCCCCAACGAACCGGTCGACCGCGCCGGGCAACGTCTGCAGATGGCACGAGACTTATGGGAGAAGGCCCGTGCCAGTCCGACGCCGCTTGCGGAGGGCAGGCAAGAGCTGGCACTCGCTCATGAATTGCTGGCGGCTAAGGACCGCACCATTGAGGTGTATCAGGAACTCCAGGTCGTCCGGCAGGCCTACGAGGCCAGCGAACGCAGTCGCGCCCAGGCACTTCAGATCGCCACGCTTCTGTTCGCCATGCTCGGCCAAGCTCAGGCCAAGGCGGTGGAACTGAAACGCCGGGTTGACGCCCTACAGGTGCTGCCGCCAAAGGACCCGGAGACGCACACAGCACTGGAGCTACGCCTGTCCCGCGCGCAGCGGCAACAGATCGACCTGCGCCAGCAGCTGGCACGTGCCGAGCAGGAGAGAGACACCGCCCAGCAGGTGGCCGACCATGCCGCGCGCCGTATGCATATCTTGGAAGCCGAACTCGCTGAGCTGCGCGAGTGGGCGGGATATGCGGATCACGACCTCGCGCAGGAGCTGACCCCGCCGGTTCCTCAGCCCGGCATGCAAGCGATCTCTGACGATGACGCGGCTCTCGACGACGTCGATCTTGCCTTGGAGAAGGCACGTGCCGTGCTTGATGAGGAGCACAATGCCGTTCAGCAAGCTGCGCACGACATGGGATATCGCGCGTCTCCGTCCTCGGATTCTGCCAGTGTCACCATCAAGGTGGTGCCGGCCCAGGCTCAGCACATAGCCACTCAGCAGTCCCTTCCTGGGGCAGATGAAGAGTCCTCTGTGTTGTCCCGAACAACCCGGGACAACCAGCTGACCAGCCCCGACGCCACTATTGCTGTCGATGCATCGCGCCTGTCGGCTGATCGTTTGCGCTACATAGGTGCCGCGACTAGGCGCATCGCCCGGGGCCTCGATCTCGACGAGATCGTGATGGGGCTGTGCCGGGCGACCGTGCCCACTTTCTCCGACGCGATCCTGGTCTATCTGCGCGACCCGTTGCCCGTCGGTGACGAGCGGCCCACCGGCCCGCTGGTGCTTCGGCTGAGCCGCACCGACCATAGACCGGGGGAGGGCGAAGCTGACCAGGGGTTCATGCCGCTGGTGCAACTGGAGTCCACGGAACTGGACGTGGTTGTCACTCAGTTGTGCGAGGTTCGGCCGGGTAGCGGGCTCGCCGAGGTGCTGCGCGGCGTGCGCCCGGTCTTCACCGACCCGCCCGCAGCACGGGCGGCCCTGACCGAGTTGCTCGGGATGGAGGCTGTGTGCTGCGTCCCACCCGGAAAGCGTGCGATCCTCGCGCCGCTGCGCGGGCGGCGCCGAGTGATCGGCACCGCGCTGTTCCTGCGCGACCCCGAGCGGCGCGCATTCGAGGAGGACGACCTGCTGGTGGCGGCGCAGCTCGCCACGCACAGCGCACTGGGCATCGATAAGACAGCGTTGGACGGGCGCGAGGCTTTTATCGCTGACGAGTTGCAGCGCAGAATGCTCCCGGAGACCCTGCCCCGCTGCACCGGTGTGCGGTTGGCCTCCCGTTATCTGCCTGCGGCGGAAACAGCCCGGGTCGGCGGTGACTGGTACGACGCGATCCCGCTGCCCGGTAGCCGGGTTGCCTTAGTCGTCGGTGATGTCATGGGCCACTCCATGACGTCGGCAGCCCTTATGGGCCAACTCCGCACTACCGCACAGACCCTCGCGGGCCTGGACCTGCCGCCGCAGGAGGTGCTGCATGCCCTCGATGAGCAAGCCCAGCGACTGGGCACTGACTACATAGCGACCTGCCTGTACGCGGTCTACGATCCGGTATCGCACCGCATCACCATCGCCAACGCCGGTCATCCGCCGCCGTTCCTGCTCCACCTGGGCGGCCGCGCCGAGGTGCTGCGGGTGCCCTCCGGCGCCCCGATCGGGGTCGGCGGTGTCGACTTCGAGGTCGTGGAGCTGGACGCGCCCGTTGGTGCGACGCTGCTGCTCTACACCGACGGTCTCGTGGAGTCGCGCATGCGCGATGTTTGGACCGGCATCGAGCAGCTGCGGGAGAAGATCGGCACGGTCGCGCAGCTCACTGGGCCGGACCATCCGCCGCCCCTGGAAGCGCTGTGCGACGAGGTGCTCGACATGCTCGGCCCGGGCGACCGGGACGACGACATCGCGCTGCTCGCCGCCCGCTTCGACGGGATCGCGCCCAGCGATGTGGCGTACTGGTTCCTGGAGCCGGAGGACGCCGCCCCGGGCCGGGCCCGCCGGCTGGCCCGGCGTGCGTTGCAGCGCTGGGGCATGGAGGCACTCACGGACTCCGTGGAGCTGCTGGTCAGCGAGGTCGTGACCAACGCGGTGCGGTATGCCTCTCGGCCGGTCACCATGCGGCTGCTTCGCACAGACGTGCTGCGCTGTGAAATCGGCGACGATGTGCCGCAACTACCTCGGCTGCGGCAGATCAATGTCACCGGCGAGGGCGGCCGCGGACTGCACGTAGTGAATCGGCTGGCCCGACGCTGGGGCGCGACGCGACTGAGCACGGGCAAGGTGGTCTGGTTTGAACTCGATATCGGCCGGTGA
- a CDS encoding sigma-70 family RNA polymerase sigma factor, which yields MGNGDVTTDASPQDGGHGQPVQAPPDLPLDFEGFYLGHQEFFHDFAEIHLGSRRTAEQVVHQVFLEILGGWNELLQQGDLEQQTLAVLHRGVTRRLEEDGRPPAFLINGPIAQNLEAVRSQLELNSSAGGLYEAILELPTRQFTVIVLRHLLGYPTKRIARYMGLDTRTVDYHGRKGKERLRIRLDLPAAPAKNKKGTGQ from the coding sequence ATGGGCAACGGCGACGTCACCACTGACGCATCGCCTCAGGACGGCGGCCACGGCCAGCCCGTCCAGGCCCCGCCCGATCTGCCCCTCGACTTCGAGGGCTTCTACCTGGGGCACCAGGAGTTCTTCCACGACTTCGCGGAGATCCACCTCGGCAGCCGTCGCACCGCCGAACAGGTGGTCCACCAGGTGTTCCTGGAGATTCTCGGAGGCTGGAACGAGCTGCTGCAGCAGGGCGACCTCGAACAGCAGACGCTCGCCGTACTGCACCGCGGCGTCACCCGCCGCCTCGAAGAGGACGGACGCCCGCCGGCGTTCCTCATCAACGGCCCGATAGCGCAGAACCTCGAGGCGGTCCGCAGCCAGCTGGAGCTCAACAGCAGTGCCGGCGGCCTGTACGAGGCGATCCTGGAGCTGCCCACCCGCCAGTTCACCGTGATCGTCCTGCGCCACCTGCTCGGCTACCCCACCAAGCGGATCGCCCGCTACATGGGCCTGGACACCCGCACCGTCGACTACCACGGTCGCAAGGGCAAGGAACGCCTGCGCATCCGCCTTGACCTGCCGGCGGCTCCCGCCAAGAACAAGAAGGGGACAGGACAGTGA
- a CDS encoding sigma-70 family RNA polymerase sigma factor: MQQADLEQQTQAILRSHIIQRLQKDTGNPGVGFLEYIRSQLEIDSSNNDLYKAILELPEQQFTVIVLHYLLGYRTDEIARYLGMHPNSVRYRIRRSQLRLCVSLVPTAPAQAEKEERGSAAPAPAPFSEGSQAPGCQRRHTHHSNG; this comes from the coding sequence ATGCAGCAGGCCGACCTCGAACAGCAGACGCAGGCGATCTTGCGCAGCCACATCATCCAACGCCTCCAAAAGGACACCGGTAATCCCGGGGTCGGCTTCCTCGAGTACATCCGCAGTCAGCTTGAGATCGACAGCAGTAACAACGACCTGTACAAGGCGATCCTCGAGTTGCCTGAGCAACAGTTCACTGTCATCGTCCTGCACTACCTACTCGGCTACCGTACTGACGAGATCGCCCGCTACTTGGGCATGCACCCGAACTCCGTTCGCTACCGCATCCGCAGGAGCCAACTACGCCTTTGCGTCTCTCTCGTGCCGACCGCCCCTGCCCAGGCGGAAAAGGAAGAGCGCGGCTCCGCCGCGCCCGCCCCGGCACCTTTCAGCGAGGGCTCGCAGGCACCGGGATGTCAGCGGCGACACACTCATCACTCGAACGGGTGA
- a CDS encoding terminal protein encodes MVLVVADDVVEVAEMYFRAGNTRAAGLGVEFTDVEHIEIQL; translated from the coding sequence GTGGTCCTGGTCGTTGCGGACGACGTGGTGGAGGTCGCGGAGATGTACTTCCGCGCGGGCAACACCCGCGCAGCCGGCCTGGGCGTGGAGTTCACCGACGTGGAGCACATCGAGATCCAGCTGTAG
- a CDS encoding DUF4231 domain-containing protein: protein MARDFDDDAPRRIGDANELVLARQRDADERIYVVTTNLVIDAQEKLARRRRLDRIWRAGAVVIWLSILTAIIGTGIAALTTGDSARFVLGDLICGSLLLMSLLALVGVHFAGRGLPTLQRLEAQLTSAQESLWQQKVDRRPALDDRRDLYREEVATAIEKYQADSRKYRRIHNSLQSLIMIGSASTTTIAALDTGKELTWQSVALTAISFAITVAAMFTGYYKFRERSYFLQQTADAIEQEANAVTLGIGPYSEFGEDREVEALKLFTQRVEDHRNEQRRRQQQLDQPADQAAPSSQPPAA from the coding sequence GTGGCCCGCGACTTCGACGACGACGCGCCCCGCCGGATCGGGGACGCGAACGAACTGGTCCTCGCCCGCCAGCGGGACGCCGACGAACGGATCTACGTGGTGACCACCAACCTCGTCATCGACGCCCAGGAAAAACTCGCCCGGCGCCGGCGGCTGGACCGCATCTGGCGCGCAGGGGCGGTCGTCATCTGGCTGTCCATACTCACAGCCATCATCGGCACGGGCATCGCCGCGCTGACCACGGGCGACTCGGCGCGGTTCGTCCTGGGCGATCTGATCTGCGGCAGCTTGCTCTTGATGTCCCTGCTGGCGCTGGTCGGCGTGCACTTCGCCGGGCGGGGCCTGCCCACCCTCCAGCGCCTGGAGGCACAGCTCACCTCCGCACAGGAGTCGCTGTGGCAGCAGAAGGTCGACCGGCGCCCCGCCCTGGACGACCGGCGTGACCTCTACCGTGAGGAAGTTGCCACCGCGATCGAGAAGTACCAGGCCGACAGCCGTAAGTACCGGCGGATCCACAACAGCCTGCAGTCCCTCATCATGATCGGCTCTGCGTCCACGACCACGATCGCGGCCCTGGACACCGGCAAGGAGCTGACCTGGCAGAGCGTCGCCCTGACCGCCATCAGCTTCGCTATCACGGTGGCCGCGATGTTCACCGGCTACTACAAGTTCCGCGAGCGCAGCTACTTCCTCCAGCAGACCGCCGACGCCATCGAGCAGGAGGCCAACGCCGTCACCCTCGGCATCGGCCCCTACAGCGAGTTCGGCGAAGACAGGGAAGTCGAAGCGCTGAAGCTGTTCACCCAGCGCGTCGAGGACCACCGCAACGAGCAGCGGCGCCGCCAGCAGCAGCTGGACCAGCCTGCCGACCAGGCCGCCCCGTCCAGTCAGCCGCCTGCGGCCTGA
- a CDS encoding serine/threonine-protein kinase, with protein MLKDGRLPLSDAVRTAVCIADALGTAHGAGLTHRDIKPSNIIVRPNGQATVVDFGITKGSDERHDITTSGVLIGTPAYMAPECFNGTFDHRSDLYSLGCVLYEMLTGHQPFTGTSWHLINQHLNEQPPPLIKRRLSTPPTLVNLVERLLAKNPDDRPAEAFQVMLALREIDRRYFDQGLPNRGLDRYVRSAVSPRIAAFGAVTHILLADRAPCPLCAPEPGASGAEGCESCQGTGEASAETSHRIRIPPGVKAGQRLRLRGLGWPGRNGGEAGDLFVVVRIEG; from the coding sequence GTGCTGAAGGACGGCCGGCTGCCTCTGTCCGATGCCGTCCGCACGGCGGTCTGCATCGCCGATGCCCTGGGCACCGCGCACGGGGCAGGTCTGACCCACCGGGATATCAAGCCGTCCAACATCATCGTCCGCCCCAACGGCCAGGCGACGGTAGTCGACTTCGGCATCACCAAGGGCAGCGACGAACGGCATGACATCACCACCAGCGGCGTCCTGATCGGCACCCCGGCCTACATGGCACCCGAGTGCTTCAACGGCACGTTCGACCACCGCTCCGACCTGTACTCGCTCGGGTGCGTGCTCTACGAGATGCTCACCGGGCACCAGCCCTTCACCGGCACCTCCTGGCACCTGATCAACCAGCACCTCAACGAACAGCCGCCTCCCTTGATCAAACGACGGCTCTCCACCCCGCCTACACTGGTCAACCTTGTCGAACGGCTCCTGGCCAAGAACCCTGACGACCGCCCAGCCGAGGCCTTCCAGGTCATGCTGGCCCTCCGCGAGATCGACCGGCGGTACTTCGACCAGGGCCTGCCCAACCGTGGGCTGGACAGATACGTCCGCTCCGCCGTCAGCCCCCGCATCGCAGCCTTCGGTGCGGTCACGCACATTCTTCTGGCAGACCGGGCGCCGTGCCCGCTCTGCGCCCCCGAGCCTGGCGCGAGCGGCGCAGAAGGGTGTGAGTCCTGCCAGGGAACAGGCGAGGCTTCCGCAGAAACTTCTCATCGGATCCGGATCCCCCCGGGGGTAAAAGCAGGACAGCGACTACGCCTGAGAGGACTGGGTTGGCCGGGAAGGAACGGGGGCGAGGCGGGCGACCTCTTCGTCGTTGTACGGATCGAGGGATGA
- a CDS encoding protein kinase domain-containing protein — protein sequence MQAGTVLDGRYRLIEPIGAGGFGQVWQAHDPKVDRLVVVKVLTGDGSADSSRQAARFAREAAVAGGLSHPHIVTVHDFGSAMYDGRLHAYLVMELIRGKPLSVC from the coding sequence GTGCAGGCAGGGACCGTGCTGGACGGCCGCTACCGGCTGATCGAACCGATCGGTGCGGGCGGGTTCGGGCAGGTCTGGCAGGCGCACGATCCCAAGGTCGACCGGCTGGTGGTGGTCAAGGTCCTCACCGGCGACGGCAGCGCGGACAGCAGCCGGCAGGCGGCCCGCTTCGCCCGCGAAGCCGCGGTCGCCGGCGGCCTGTCCCATCCGCACATCGTCACCGTCCACGACTTCGGCTCCGCGATGTACGACGGACGGTTACACGCCTACCTGGTGATGGAGTTGATTCGCGGCAAGCCCCTCAGCGTGTGCTGA
- a CDS encoding DciA family protein, whose protein sequence is MSTELSGVDLARQALVAAREAAKKNGTPRKEKPKRRTGTALRRDGREPLGLGAAIGMMMIERGMVAPAAGGSVLAQFDDILAAAAPELAGHVQAVGFDADTGRLDVASDAPAYGTKLRWIAPKLIAAANERARDANVRALHVLAPAPVKAGSATAAADPIPQTAPPAGPVQRRTPPDGYRLAVEAHRQAARPSRVDPDIAEAVERQTAAMRELSRRAFPEPDVVPDDAPAPIDAARAQRRRQAAATEAAALRRARQERAAREAGTPAVGPPPALRTTA, encoded by the coding sequence GTGAGCACTGAGCTGAGCGGGGTCGACCTCGCGCGCCAGGCCCTGGTCGCGGCCCGAGAGGCGGCGAAGAAGAACGGCACACCCCGCAAGGAGAAGCCGAAGCGGCGTACCGGCACGGCTCTGCGCCGTGACGGCCGGGAGCCTCTCGGGCTCGGTGCGGCGATCGGCATGATGATGATAGAGCGCGGCATGGTCGCCCCGGCCGCCGGCGGCAGCGTCCTCGCCCAGTTCGACGACATCCTCGCCGCGGCCGCGCCCGAGCTCGCCGGGCACGTCCAGGCCGTTGGCTTCGACGCGGACACCGGCCGCCTGGACGTCGCTTCCGACGCTCCCGCGTACGGCACGAAGCTGCGCTGGATCGCACCGAAGCTGATCGCGGCGGCCAACGAGCGGGCGCGGGATGCGAACGTCCGCGCCCTGCACGTCCTGGCGCCCGCGCCCGTGAAGGCCGGCTCCGCCACGGCGGCCGCCGATCCGATCCCGCAGACGGCCCCGCCCGCCGGGCCGGTGCAGCGACGGACCCCGCCGGACGGCTACCGCCTGGCCGTCGAAGCGCACCGCCAGGCCGCGCGGCCGTCCCGGGTTGACCCGGACATCGCGGAAGCGGTGGAGCGGCAGACCGCCGCGATGCGGGAGCTGAGCCGTCGTGCGTTCCCGGAGCCGGACGTGGTTCCGGACGACGCGCCGGCCCCGATCGACGCGGCTCGCGCTCAGCGCCGCCGCCAGGCCGCGGCCACCGAGGCCGCCGCCCTGCGCCGGGCCCGGCAAGAGCGTGCGGCCCGGGAAGCCGGGACGCCGGCCGTCGGTCCGCCTCCTGCACTGCGGACCACGGCCTGA
- a CDS encoding UTRA domain-containing protein gives MPSNSIDSTGTILRDARTRYTTGQREEDGAHGAFDAELRRTGRTPRTEVSVSRVAAPADVAELLGSNDAVVVRSREMFDGDRLVQLAKTYIPVDVAEAAGIEQVDTGVGGIISRMKEAGFDQGDTAVEDVELRPATQEEASRLGLAEGESVMTITHVGFTAEGRVVEVTQHVLSKGWKLRFAVPLA, from the coding sequence ATGCCCAGCAACAGCATCGACAGCACCGGCACGATCTTGCGTGACGCGCGCACTCGCTACACCACCGGCCAGCGTGAGGAAGACGGGGCACATGGCGCCTTTGACGCCGAACTGCGCCGCACTGGCCGCACTCCTCGCACCGAGGTTTCCGTGAGCCGCGTCGCCGCGCCCGCCGACGTCGCCGAGCTCCTGGGCTCGAACGACGCGGTCGTGGTTCGCAGTCGGGAGATGTTCGACGGCGACCGCCTGGTCCAGCTCGCCAAGACCTACATCCCGGTCGACGTAGCCGAGGCTGCGGGCATCGAGCAGGTGGACACGGGCGTCGGCGGCATCATCAGCCGGATGAAGGAAGCTGGCTTTGACCAGGGCGACACGGCCGTCGAAGACGTCGAGCTCCGCCCCGCCACACAGGAAGAGGCTTCCCGCCTCGGACTGGCCGAGGGCGAGTCGGTCATGACCATCACCCACGTCGGCTTCACAGCTGAAGGCCGCGTTGTCGAGGTCACCCAGCACGTGCTGAGCAAGGGCTGGAAGCTTCGCTTCGCGGTCCCGCTGGCCTGA
- a CDS encoding GntR family transcriptional regulator produces the protein MAAKQREPGKVERIAAEIRDKIARGVLAPGSRLPGVPQLQKEHGIAYQTARDIYGLLESEGLLFSKQGKGTYVSLVLGKIVSERNRRYLPSLREAGGAVGAFEAEMRAMGFEPRPVVLTIARDVPPKKVAEAFGMHHRAKTLKRERIMPVGIPGNDEAEEVVQVATSWFPQDVADACPVLAESNTGTGGSKSRMAEAGFRQVRLREEIEVRSPTAAEAKALGIPAEQAVMEITHKGLTTEGRVVEIGLHVLPRSKWRLAYEWVIETPDAT, from the coding sequence GTGGCCGCCAAGCAGAGGGAACCAGGGAAGGTCGAACGGATCGCAGCCGAGATCCGAGACAAAATCGCGCGGGGCGTACTCGCGCCTGGGTCACGCCTGCCTGGTGTGCCTCAGCTCCAGAAGGAACACGGCATCGCCTACCAGACGGCCCGCGACATCTATGGCCTGCTGGAGAGCGAGGGCCTGCTGTTCTCCAAGCAGGGGAAGGGCACCTACGTCTCGCTGGTGCTCGGCAAGATCGTGAGCGAGCGAAACCGGCGCTACCTGCCATCACTGCGGGAGGCCGGCGGAGCCGTCGGCGCGTTCGAAGCCGAGATGCGCGCGATGGGGTTCGAGCCACGGCCGGTGGTCCTCACCATCGCGAGGGACGTGCCTCCGAAGAAGGTTGCCGAAGCCTTCGGGATGCACCATCGTGCGAAGACCCTCAAGCGTGAGCGGATCATGCCTGTCGGGATTCCCGGCAACGATGAGGCCGAAGAAGTCGTGCAGGTTGCCACGTCGTGGTTTCCACAGGACGTAGCGGACGCGTGCCCGGTACTCGCCGAGAGTAATACGGGTACTGGAGGCAGCAAGTCCCGCATGGCGGAGGCCGGCTTCAGGCAGGTCCGTCTCCGAGAGGAGATCGAGGTGCGATCTCCAACTGCGGCAGAGGCAAAGGCACTCGGCATCCCAGCCGAGCAGGCCGTTATGGAAATCACGCATAAGGGACTGACCACTGAAGGTCGTGTTGTCGAGATCGGCCTACATGTCCTGCCTCGGTCCAAATGGAGATTGGCGTACGAGTGGGTGATTGAGACGCCCGACGCGACCTGA